A region from the Drosophila takahashii strain IR98-3 E-12201 chromosome 2L, DtakHiC1v2, whole genome shotgun sequence genome encodes:
- the Slob gene encoding serine-rich adhesin for platelets isoform X4 yields MQLNPSRQTETHYWITLFWCALGGLILGGIVVISYWIRRCRPNIKYQYSALDSGNGIVERSPRERAQREKALNATQEWIQGANGRYEVIAHLDEIGSRHGKNWFLVTDASVRTDRLLTLLPLPPDCVAFEDLPPNESAREILMELLGSLHHPYIYPVLDLGFLRNTSYNYACLVTPFNSRGSLKDLIYKAQWNEPWARKYTRKPNGLPVSQVQRLGRQILEALLFLKERGFPLHGHLHSGNVILQNGAARLSGLENGLLGLSSRINAVMWSRSVTEIENVDIVCFGHLLYEMCTGQELNTPKPSMRVLEMELQHYPQIGQILEILGLIFEPPSGVCPSVEDLVLCDLFRSIDLRELRGPCFSTIKPSLSRSTLNLLQAVKKRQCASLGHSLSEANSPCTPPSTPHDRRTGISRTMDSFDISSDSEEGLLEEIVVGGSCHRQHLLRLQQWHSAHSYVHPYASESPIHYCDPAALYSDDNSQEYQGQDPQPPTIRCSTSSQSNLNVLLAEGAVAEVYEEHEEQEEDDFEPEEEASGSSQGPQRLQAPACNSSAAGASFNHQLTADMCNYKNSKSRRLEYSLKCLKYGRSNPSQDSAFGSLTDNDLSIGSSSIRLSSFQSISSPIDEGVEDVIIATTTGGNETCLELATIPRSMVSQDSAISSPCRESSPNNFLHIDDAMSGTGSTSSGSNCGSYGNIRPQQFPVSLSPKILVTATSNSSSSSLAFTSNAGQQGQGQGQAQSHGQGHPQQQFDPPKILVNDQNSIYTTSPSKRSGMIEVFSQKYRCPFQVSSFEDMSPKRTSDKQHLKHVNRLAFRSLEEERRIDNAFLPMADRTHSDNRVNMQSEKYKKLTHASFRISKGQGQDSPTATPTSQTPPGQPGNCIEMQRTGRQTLWRDSKFYRKNRIAKSNDSLMENNPSPRISPCSLRDNQYESRSSSQASRRSLSGSQQMLSVTTSFCGNGGGGSRNSARYCSSKSEDLGESSDYLRVMDARKSYSERHLVRLKQTAINNTHSEDEMSFNDDNNPTVSSQGGQGLRQCGAQYNQKEHHQKHHYQSGGGRWSSSCSIGGHLKTTNIKTTSLSAQSSQSNLVAPSTTASYRTPSKSLDQSIATIAIPSVQATHSTAQKKQQNSSSTTTTSSDNSSTTSSVDESPSRLTLSGADLSRIFVMDMDEAPGSTCSEEKTPLLDSVEMSPISPTDPEQPDLDKL; encoded by the exons ATGCAATTGAATCCAAGCAGACAAACTGAAACGCACTACTGGATT ACCCTTTTTTGGTGTGCCTTAGGTGGTTTGATATTGGGTGGAATTGTTGTCATTTCATACTGGATAAGACGATGCAG GCCCAACATCAAGTATCAGTACTCCGCCCTCGACAGTGGCAATGGGATCGTGGAGCGAAGTCCCCGGGAGCGGGCTCAGAGGGAAAAGGCCCTGAATGCCACTCAGGAATGGATTCAGGGGGCCAATGGGCGCTACGAAGTGATCGCCCACCTGGATGAGATCGGTTCGAGGCATGGCAAGAACTGGTTTCTGGTCACAGATGCTTCG GTCCGCACTGATCGTCTGCTGACCCTGCTACCTCTGCCCCCCGACTGCGTGGCCTTCGAGGATCTCCCGCCAAACGAAAGTGCGAGGGAAATACTCATGGAGCTCCTGGGCTCGCTGCACCATCCGTACATATATCCCGTTCTGGATCTGGGCTTCTTGCGGAACACCTCGTATAACTACGCCTGCCTGGTGACGCCCTTTAACTCGCGGGGCAGCCTCAAAGATCTCATTTATAAG GCACAGTGGAATGAGCCGTGGGCCAGGAAGTACACGCGTAAGCCAAATGGCTTACCGGTGAGCCAGGTGCAGCGCCTGGGGCGACAGATCCTGGAGGCACTGCTCTTCCTGAAGGAGCGCGGCTTTCCGCTTCACGGTCACCTGCACAGCGGCAATGTCATCCTGCAGAACGGGGCCGCCAG GTTGTCGGGCCTGGAGAACGGCCTCCTGGGCCTCAGTTCGCGCATCAACGCCGTCATGTGGTCCCGATCGGTCACCGAGATCGAGAACGTGGACATCGTCTGCTTCGGCCACCTGCTCTACGAAATGTGCACGGGCCAGGAGCTGAACACCCCCAAGCCGTCCATGCGGGTGCTCGAGATGGAGCTGCAGCACTACCCACAAATTGGCCAG ATTCTGGAAATATTAGGTCTAATCTTTGAGCCGCCTAGCGGTGTCTGCCCCTCTGTTGAGGACCTAGTCCTTTGCGATCTCTTTCGCAGCATCGATTTGCGCGAGCTGCGCGGTCCCTGTTTCAGT ACAATTAAGCCGAGCCTCAGCAGGTCCACCCTGAACCTGCTGCAAGCGGTAAAGAAGCGCCAATGCGCCTCCCTGGGTCATTCCTTGAGTGAGGCCAACTCGCCCTGCACGCCCCCCTCGACGCCGCACGATCGACGCACTGG TATCAGCCGAACAATGGACTCATTTGACATATCAAGCGACTCGGAGGAGGGTCTTCTGGAGGAGATTGTCGTCGGTGGGAGCTGCCATCGGCAGCACTTGCTCCGCCTCCAGCAGTGGCACTCCGCCCACTCGTATGTCCACCCCTACGCCTCGGAGTCGCCCATCCACTATTGTGACCCGGCGGCCCTCTATTCGGACGATAATAGCCAGGAGTACCAGGGTCAGGACCCCCAGCCGCCGACCATCCGCTGCAGCACGAGCAGTCAGAGCAACCTGAATGTCCTGCTAGCCGAGGGCGCTGTGGCCGAGGTCTATGAGGAGcatgaggagcaggaggaggatgacttcgagccggaggaggaggcgagTGGCTCCTCGCAGGGCCCACAAAGGCTTCAGGCTCCGGCTTGCAACTCGTCGGCAGCTGGGGCCTCCTTCAACCACCAACTCACTGCCGACATGTGCAACTACAAGAACTCGAAGAGCCGGCGGCTGGAGTACTCCCTCAAGTGCCTCAAGTACGGGCGCAGCAATCCCTCCCAGGACTCGGCCTTTGGCTCGCTGACCGACAACGACCTGTCCATCGGTTCGTCCAGCATTCGGCTGAGCAGCTTCCAGTCCATCTCCTCGCCCATCGACGAGGGCGTGGAGGATGTCATCATAGCCACCACCACGGGCGGCAATGAAACCTGCCTGGAGCTGGCCACCATTCCCCGGAGCATGGTCTCCCAGGACTCGGCCATATCCTCGCCCTGTCGCGAGAGTTCGCCCAACAACTTTCTGCACATCGACGATGCCATGTCGGGAACGGGATCCACTTCATCCGGTTCGAATTGCGGCTCCTACGGAAACATACGTCCCCAGCAGTTTCCCGTCTCGCTCTCACCGAAGATTTTGGTCACCGCCACCAGCAATTCGAGCAGCTCTTCCCTGGCCTTCACCAGCAACGCCGGTCAGCAGGGTCAGGGTCAGGGTCAGGCCCAAAGCCACGGACAGGGGCATCCCCAGCAGCAGTTCGATCCGCCCAAGATCCTGGTCAATGATCAGAACTCGATCTACACCACATCGCCATCGAAGCGATCTGGAATGATAGAGGTGTTCTCCCAGAAATACCGG TGTCCCTTCCAGGTGAGCTCCTTCGAGGACATGTCCCCGAAGAGAACCTCCGACAAGCAGCACCTGAAGCACGTGAACCGGCTGGCCTTTCGCTCCTTGGAGGAGGAGCGCAGGATCGACAACGCCTTCCTGCCGATGGCGGATCGCACCCATTCGGACAATCGCGTGAACATGCAGAGCGAGAAGTACAAGAAGCTCACGCACGCTTCCTTTCGCATCAGCAAGGGTCAGGGTCAGGACTCGCccacggccacgcccaccagcCAAACGCCCCCCGGCCAGCCGGGCAACTGCATCGAGATGCAGCGAACCGGAAGGCAAACCCTCTGGCGGGACAGCAAGTTCTACCGGAAGAACCGGATCGCCAAGAGCAACGACTCGCTGATGGAGAACAATCCGTCGCCCAGGATTTCGCCCTGCTCGCTGCGGGACAATCAGTACGAGAGCAGGAGCAGCTCCCAGGCCAGCCGGAGATCGCTCAGCGGAAGCCAGCAGATGCTGAGTGTCACCACCAGTTTCTGCGGCAACGGCGGTGGTGGGTCGCGAAACTCGGCCAGGTATTGCAGCTCCAAGAGCGAGGACCTGGGCGAGTCCTCCGACTATCTGCGGGTCATGGATGCCCGCAAATCGTACTCCGAGCGGCACCTGGTGCGGCTCAAGCAGACGGCCATCAACAACACGCACAGCGAGGACGAGATGAGCTTCAACGATGACAATAATCCGACGGTATCATCGCAGGGGGGACAGGGGTTACGACAATGCGGAGCCCAGTACAATCAGAAGGAGCACCACCAGAAGCACCACTATCAATCGGGTGGCGGTAGgtggagcagcagctgctccatCGGCGGCCACCTGAAGACGACCAATATCAAGACCACCTCGCTGTCCGCCCAGTCCAGCCAATCGAATTTAGTGGCCCCCTCGACAACTGCCAGCTATCGCACGCCCTCCAAGTCCCTCGACCAGAGCATCGCCACCATTGCCATCCCGAGTGTCCAGGCCACCCACAGCACCGCccagaagaagcagcagaacagcagcagcaccaccaccaccagcagcgacaacagcagcaccaccagttCGGTGGACGAGTCGCCCTCGCGTTTGACCCTCAGCGGTGCCGATCTCTCGCGGATCTTCGTGATGGACATGGACGAGGCACCCGGCAGCACTTGCAGCGAGGAGAAGACCCCGCTGCTGGACAGTGTGGAAATGTCCCCGATCAGTCCAACCGATCCGGAGCAACCCGACCTCGACAAGCTCTAA
- the Slob gene encoding serine-rich adhesin for platelets isoform X8, producing MQLNPSRQTETHYWITLFWCALGGLILGGIVVISYWIRRCRPNIKYQYSALDSGNGIVERSPRERAQREKALNATQEWIQGANGRYEVIAHLDEIGSRHGKNWFLVTDASVRTDRLLTLLPLPPDCVAFEDLPPNESAREILMELLGSLHHPYIYPVLDLGFLRNTSYNYACLVTPFNSRGSLKDLIYKAQWNEPWARKYTRKPNGLPVSQVQRLGRQILEALLFLKERGFPLHGHLHSGNVILQNGAARLSGLENGLLGLSSRINAVMWSRSVTEIENVDIVCFGHLLYEMCTGQELNTPKPSMRVLEMELQHYPQIGQILEILGLIFEPPSGVCPSVEDLVLCDLFRSIDLRELRGPCFSTIKPSLSRSTLNLLQAVKKRQCASLGHSLSEANSPCTPPSTPHDRRTGISRTMDSFDISSDSEEGLLEEIVVGGSCHRQHLLRLQQWHSAHSYVHPYASESPIHYCDPAALYSDDNSQEYQGQDPQPPTIRCSTSSQSNLNVLLAEGAVAEVYEEHEEQEEDDFEPEEEASGSSQGPQRLQAPACNSSAAGASFNHQLTADMCNYKNSKSRRLEYSLKCLKYGRSNPSQDSAFGSLTDNDLSIGSSSIRLSSFQSISSPIDEGVEDVIIATTTGGNETCLELATIPRSMVSQDSAISSPCRESSPNNFLHIDDAMSGTGSTSSGSNCGSYGNIRPQQFPVSLSPKILVTATSNSSSSSLAFTSNAGQQGQGQGQAQSHGQGHPQQQFDPPKILVNDQNSIYTTSPSKRSGMIEVFSQKYRVSSFEDMSPKRTSDKQHLKHVNRLAFRSLEEERRIDNAFLPMADRTHSDNRVNMQSEKYKKLTHASFRISKGQGQDSPTATPTSQTPPGQPGNCIEMQRTGRQTLWRDSKFYRKNRIAKSNDSLMENNPSPRISPCSLRDNQYESRSSSQASRRSLSGSQQMLSVTTSFCGNGGGGSRNSARYCSSKSEDLGESSDYLRVMDARKSYSERHLVRLKQTAINNTHSEDEMSFNDDNNPTVSSQGGQGLRQCGAQYNQKEHHQKHHYQSGGGRWSSSCSIGGHLKTTNIKTTSLSAQSSQSNLVAPSTTASYRTPSKSLDQSIATIAIPSVQATHSTAQKKQQNSSSTTTTSSDNSSTTSSVDESPSRLTLSGADLSRIFVMDMDEAPGSTCSEEKTPLLDSVEMSPISPTDPEQPDLDKL from the exons ATGCAATTGAATCCAAGCAGACAAACTGAAACGCACTACTGGATT ACCCTTTTTTGGTGTGCCTTAGGTGGTTTGATATTGGGTGGAATTGTTGTCATTTCATACTGGATAAGACGATGCAG GCCCAACATCAAGTATCAGTACTCCGCCCTCGACAGTGGCAATGGGATCGTGGAGCGAAGTCCCCGGGAGCGGGCTCAGAGGGAAAAGGCCCTGAATGCCACTCAGGAATGGATTCAGGGGGCCAATGGGCGCTACGAAGTGATCGCCCACCTGGATGAGATCGGTTCGAGGCATGGCAAGAACTGGTTTCTGGTCACAGATGCTTCG GTCCGCACTGATCGTCTGCTGACCCTGCTACCTCTGCCCCCCGACTGCGTGGCCTTCGAGGATCTCCCGCCAAACGAAAGTGCGAGGGAAATACTCATGGAGCTCCTGGGCTCGCTGCACCATCCGTACATATATCCCGTTCTGGATCTGGGCTTCTTGCGGAACACCTCGTATAACTACGCCTGCCTGGTGACGCCCTTTAACTCGCGGGGCAGCCTCAAAGATCTCATTTATAAG GCACAGTGGAATGAGCCGTGGGCCAGGAAGTACACGCGTAAGCCAAATGGCTTACCGGTGAGCCAGGTGCAGCGCCTGGGGCGACAGATCCTGGAGGCACTGCTCTTCCTGAAGGAGCGCGGCTTTCCGCTTCACGGTCACCTGCACAGCGGCAATGTCATCCTGCAGAACGGGGCCGCCAG GTTGTCGGGCCTGGAGAACGGCCTCCTGGGCCTCAGTTCGCGCATCAACGCCGTCATGTGGTCCCGATCGGTCACCGAGATCGAGAACGTGGACATCGTCTGCTTCGGCCACCTGCTCTACGAAATGTGCACGGGCCAGGAGCTGAACACCCCCAAGCCGTCCATGCGGGTGCTCGAGATGGAGCTGCAGCACTACCCACAAATTGGCCAG ATTCTGGAAATATTAGGTCTAATCTTTGAGCCGCCTAGCGGTGTCTGCCCCTCTGTTGAGGACCTAGTCCTTTGCGATCTCTTTCGCAGCATCGATTTGCGCGAGCTGCGCGGTCCCTGTTTCAGT ACAATTAAGCCGAGCCTCAGCAGGTCCACCCTGAACCTGCTGCAAGCGGTAAAGAAGCGCCAATGCGCCTCCCTGGGTCATTCCTTGAGTGAGGCCAACTCGCCCTGCACGCCCCCCTCGACGCCGCACGATCGACGCACTGG TATCAGCCGAACAATGGACTCATTTGACATATCAAGCGACTCGGAGGAGGGTCTTCTGGAGGAGATTGTCGTCGGTGGGAGCTGCCATCGGCAGCACTTGCTCCGCCTCCAGCAGTGGCACTCCGCCCACTCGTATGTCCACCCCTACGCCTCGGAGTCGCCCATCCACTATTGTGACCCGGCGGCCCTCTATTCGGACGATAATAGCCAGGAGTACCAGGGTCAGGACCCCCAGCCGCCGACCATCCGCTGCAGCACGAGCAGTCAGAGCAACCTGAATGTCCTGCTAGCCGAGGGCGCTGTGGCCGAGGTCTATGAGGAGcatgaggagcaggaggaggatgacttcgagccggaggaggaggcgagTGGCTCCTCGCAGGGCCCACAAAGGCTTCAGGCTCCGGCTTGCAACTCGTCGGCAGCTGGGGCCTCCTTCAACCACCAACTCACTGCCGACATGTGCAACTACAAGAACTCGAAGAGCCGGCGGCTGGAGTACTCCCTCAAGTGCCTCAAGTACGGGCGCAGCAATCCCTCCCAGGACTCGGCCTTTGGCTCGCTGACCGACAACGACCTGTCCATCGGTTCGTCCAGCATTCGGCTGAGCAGCTTCCAGTCCATCTCCTCGCCCATCGACGAGGGCGTGGAGGATGTCATCATAGCCACCACCACGGGCGGCAATGAAACCTGCCTGGAGCTGGCCACCATTCCCCGGAGCATGGTCTCCCAGGACTCGGCCATATCCTCGCCCTGTCGCGAGAGTTCGCCCAACAACTTTCTGCACATCGACGATGCCATGTCGGGAACGGGATCCACTTCATCCGGTTCGAATTGCGGCTCCTACGGAAACATACGTCCCCAGCAGTTTCCCGTCTCGCTCTCACCGAAGATTTTGGTCACCGCCACCAGCAATTCGAGCAGCTCTTCCCTGGCCTTCACCAGCAACGCCGGTCAGCAGGGTCAGGGTCAGGGTCAGGCCCAAAGCCACGGACAGGGGCATCCCCAGCAGCAGTTCGATCCGCCCAAGATCCTGGTCAATGATCAGAACTCGATCTACACCACATCGCCATCGAAGCGATCTGGAATGATAGAGGTGTTCTCCCAGAAATACCGG GTGAGCTCCTTCGAGGACATGTCCCCGAAGAGAACCTCCGACAAGCAGCACCTGAAGCACGTGAACCGGCTGGCCTTTCGCTCCTTGGAGGAGGAGCGCAGGATCGACAACGCCTTCCTGCCGATGGCGGATCGCACCCATTCGGACAATCGCGTGAACATGCAGAGCGAGAAGTACAAGAAGCTCACGCACGCTTCCTTTCGCATCAGCAAGGGTCAGGGTCAGGACTCGCccacggccacgcccaccagcCAAACGCCCCCCGGCCAGCCGGGCAACTGCATCGAGATGCAGCGAACCGGAAGGCAAACCCTCTGGCGGGACAGCAAGTTCTACCGGAAGAACCGGATCGCCAAGAGCAACGACTCGCTGATGGAGAACAATCCGTCGCCCAGGATTTCGCCCTGCTCGCTGCGGGACAATCAGTACGAGAGCAGGAGCAGCTCCCAGGCCAGCCGGAGATCGCTCAGCGGAAGCCAGCAGATGCTGAGTGTCACCACCAGTTTCTGCGGCAACGGCGGTGGTGGGTCGCGAAACTCGGCCAGGTATTGCAGCTCCAAGAGCGAGGACCTGGGCGAGTCCTCCGACTATCTGCGGGTCATGGATGCCCGCAAATCGTACTCCGAGCGGCACCTGGTGCGGCTCAAGCAGACGGCCATCAACAACACGCACAGCGAGGACGAGATGAGCTTCAACGATGACAATAATCCGACGGTATCATCGCAGGGGGGACAGGGGTTACGACAATGCGGAGCCCAGTACAATCAGAAGGAGCACCACCAGAAGCACCACTATCAATCGGGTGGCGGTAGgtggagcagcagctgctccatCGGCGGCCACCTGAAGACGACCAATATCAAGACCACCTCGCTGTCCGCCCAGTCCAGCCAATCGAATTTAGTGGCCCCCTCGACAACTGCCAGCTATCGCACGCCCTCCAAGTCCCTCGACCAGAGCATCGCCACCATTGCCATCCCGAGTGTCCAGGCCACCCACAGCACCGCccagaagaagcagcagaacagcagcagcaccaccaccaccagcagcgacaacagcagcaccaccagttCGGTGGACGAGTCGCCCTCGCGTTTGACCCTCAGCGGTGCCGATCTCTCGCGGATCTTCGTGATGGACATGGACGAGGCACCCGGCAGCACTTGCAGCGAGGAGAAGACCCCGCTGCTGGACAGTGTGGAAATGTCCCCGATCAGTCCAACCGATCCGGAGCAACCCGACCTCGACAAGCTCTAA